One segment of Antennarius striatus isolate MH-2024 chromosome 5, ASM4005453v1, whole genome shotgun sequence DNA contains the following:
- the LOC137594912 gene encoding uncharacterized protein, with translation MDGVLEVSVGLCVCKLVISLLFLPSLAASHSAISFCCCCLLIFTDFLITTFLSFLCIFEHWLTDLTTISDVIALRFLLLLSHIYGLVLLLTTPLIAVEALTRLLWPRWAAAHRTSHMVSDGDGRSVGEVTAGDEEEEEDDSNNGDADRRLSVGVSYLCCLSVWVVVALSVTWRQQEVWTADCLHRSNSLIRCLPNHSSPVSSTLTPCWIMAFLSLLSLILTISSGLEWNPVHTERTHREKCGLKMNEDDDSRWQGLVPAPPVNTDMSVSVAVHCVDPETTDSSCTVHTAASWNSTQVSTLHHGDLGIVFPECLSAGRQQDGTKTVALVRFSTEDPVESRHRSQRGCRRRGFPSLGVNVMIVLVGVLAIFFLPINLSVNIILIRTIDVLVEQCVRALVSFLPNSQHVQCSQ, from the exons ATGGACGGCGTGCTGGAAGTATCggtgggactgtgtgtgtgtaagctggTCATCAGTCTGCTCTTCCTGCCCTCACTGGCTGCCTCCCACAGCGCCAtcagcttctgctgctgctgcctcctcaTCTTCACTGACTTCCTCATCACAA CGTTCCTGAGTTTCCTTTGCATCTTTGAACACTGGCTAACTGACCTGACCaccatcagtgatgtcatcgctTTGCGATTCCTGCTGCTTCTCAGCCACATATATggcctggtgctgctgctgacgACTCCTCTGATAGCTGTGGAGGCTCTGACCCGACTGCTGTGGCCTCGCTGGGCTGCTGCTCACAGGACGAGTCACATGGTGTCAGACGGTGATGGACGTTCTGTTGGGGAGGTGACAgcaggagatgaggaggaggaggaggatgacagcaACAACGGAGACGCAGACAGGAGGCTGTCTGTTGGTGTCAGCTACCTCTGCTGCCTGTCAGTGTGGGTTGTTGTCGCCCTCAGTGTCACCTGGAGGCAGCAGGAAGTGTGGACCGCTGATTGTTTGCACAGAAGCAACTCCCTCATCAGATGTTTGCCCAACCATTCGAGCCCCGTGTCCAGCACCTTGACTCCCTGCTGGATCATggccttcctctccctcctctccctcatccTGACCATAAGTTCAGGTCTGGAGTGGAATCCCGTACATACGGAACGAACGCACAGAGAAAAATGCGGACTTAAAATGAATGAGGACGATGACAGTCGGTGGCAGGGCCTCGTTCCAGCGCCACCTGTGAACACTGACATGTCGGTGTCAGTGGCAGTGCACTGTGTTGACCCAGAGACAACAGACAGCAGCTGCACCGTTCACACAGCGGCTTCCTGGAACAGCACACAGGTGTCTACGCTTCACCATGGAGACTTAGGCATTGTCTTCCCCGAGTGTTTGTCTGCAGGACGCCAGCAGGACGGGACAAAGACAGTTGCACTCGTGAGGTTTAGCACCGAGGACCCCGTGGAATCACGACACAGGAGCCAGCGTGGGTGTCGACGGCGGGGCTTCCCCAGCCTGGGGGTGAATGTAATGATAGTGTTGGTGGGTGTGCTCGCCATCTTTTTCCTGCCGATAAACCTCAGTGTAAACATTATTTTGATCAGAACCATAGATGTTCTGGTAGAACAGTGTGTCAGAGCTTTAGTTTCATTTCTACCAAACAGTCAACATGTCCAATGCTCACAATAA